The following coding sequences lie in one Miscanthus floridulus cultivar M001 chromosome 9, ASM1932011v1, whole genome shotgun sequence genomic window:
- the LOC136484413 gene encoding uncharacterized protein has protein sequence MDRGSGLNILYVNTLELLEIDQSRLRGGSAPFHGVVPGKRTRPLGRIDLPICFGTPSNYRKEVLTFEVVGFKGAYHAILGRPCYAKFMAVPNYTYLKLKMPGPNGVITVESTYEHAYDCDVECIEYVEAIAEAETLISNLNQLGSEVPDAKLRVGTFEPAEAVKLVPIDPTVPDGRGLKISATLDNK, from the exons atggacagaggcagcggcctcaacatcctctacgtcaacactctggagctcttggagatcgaccagtcacggctccgaggcggttccgcgcccttccacggcgtcgtgccaggaaagcgcacacggcccctcgggcgcatcgacttacctatctgctttggcactccctccaactaccgcaaggaggtcctcacatttgaggtggttgggttcaagggggcttaccacgccatcttggggcgcccgtgctacgccaagttcatggcggtccccaactacacctacctcaagctcaagatgccag gccccaacggcgtcatcaccgtcgagtccacgtacgaacatgcatacgactgcgacgtcgagtgcatcgagtacgtcgaggccatcgcggaggccgagaccctcatctcCAATCTCaaccagcttggtagcgaggttcccgacgccaagctgcgcgtcgggaccttcgagcccgcggaggccgtcaagcttgTCCCTatcgatcccaccgtccccgacggccgaggactgaagatcagtgccaccctcgacaacaaatag